The proteins below are encoded in one region of Rhizobium sp. 9140:
- a CDS encoding YbjQ family protein translates to MRGTVCDDCKEAAAKKDLEARAAAMVLATSLEVPNRKTNSIISIVASETALAMNVLQDIANSWRDFVGGRSNTSQNALRQAREACLDQLKLRAAELCADAVIAVNISYSQLSTNGSGGGILCVTASGTAVKLADLADN, encoded by the coding sequence ATGCGGGGAACCGTCTGTGACGACTGCAAGGAAGCTGCCGCTAAAAAGGATCTCGAAGCCAGAGCAGCGGCGATGGTCCTAGCGACCTCCCTTGAGGTTCCAAACCGAAAGACCAACTCAATAATCTCGATTGTTGCAAGCGAAACCGCGTTGGCTATGAACGTCCTTCAGGATATCGCCAATAGCTGGCGCGACTTCGTCGGCGGCCGCTCCAACACTTCGCAGAATGCCCTTCGCCAAGCCCGAGAAGCCTGTCTCGACCAACTAAAGCTCCGAGCTGCCGAACTTTGTGCTGATGCTGTAATTGCGGTCAACATCTCATACAGCCAGCTTTCTACAAACGGTTCCGGCGGCGGCATTTTGTGTGTGACCGCCAGCGGTACGGCAGTGAAGCTGGCAGATTTGGCTGATAACTAG
- a CDS encoding DNA adenine methylase produces MPFEDGFRDVVNTQPPAAWIGGKRTLAPRLVKMIAEIPHTTYAEPFVGMGGVFFRRRSAPRHEVINDRNGDVVNLFRILQRHYPQFMDCLKFQITSRREFERLKACDPSTLTDLERAARFIYLQKLAFGGKVSGQTFGVVHEGGSRFNLTRLAPLLEDVHERLAGVVIENLDWLAFIDRYDRPGALFYLDPPYFGSEGDYGAALFGRDQFEVMAERLGRLKGNFVLSINDVPLMREIFSTFRIANAEVLYSISGGKGVQAQELIISSRN; encoded by the coding sequence ATGCCCTTTGAAGACGGCTTTAGAGACGTAGTTAATACACAGCCACCAGCCGCATGGATCGGTGGGAAACGGACCTTGGCTCCGCGCTTGGTCAAGATGATCGCGGAGATCCCGCACACTACTTACGCAGAGCCATTCGTCGGCATGGGCGGCGTGTTCTTCCGTCGCCGATCGGCGCCTCGGCATGAGGTCATCAACGACAGAAACGGGGACGTCGTGAACCTGTTTCGCATCCTTCAGCGGCACTATCCGCAGTTCATGGATTGCCTCAAATTCCAGATCACCAGCCGGCGTGAGTTCGAGCGCTTGAAGGCGTGCGACCCCTCTACGCTGACGGACCTCGAACGCGCAGCGCGCTTCATCTATCTCCAGAAGCTCGCCTTTGGCGGCAAGGTATCCGGTCAGACGTTCGGGGTGGTGCACGAGGGCGGCTCTCGGTTCAATCTCACGCGCCTCGCGCCTCTCCTCGAGGACGTGCACGAGCGGCTCGCGGGGGTCGTGATTGAGAACCTCGACTGGCTGGCGTTCATCGATCGGTATGATCGGCCGGGCGCGCTCTTCTACCTCGACCCGCCATACTTCGGCAGCGAGGGGGACTACGGTGCGGCCCTGTTCGGTCGTGATCAGTTTGAGGTGATGGCCGAACGGCTCGGTAGGTTGAAGGGGAATTTCGTCCTATCGATCAACGACGTCCCACTGATGCGCGAGATCTTCAGCACCTTTCGCATCGCGAATGCAGAGGTGCTTTACTCGATATCTGGTGGAAAGGGTGTGCAGGCCCAAGAACTGATCATCAGCTCCCGAAACTAG